Proteins found in one Corynebacterium freneyi genomic segment:
- a CDS encoding 50S ribosomal protein L25/general stress protein Ctc: protein MAKPNIIKLEARERTEFGKGAARRARVAGDIPVVIYSKDLGAPKHVLVDSIEFHGVIRNYGVNAVLDLDIDGEPQLSMVKALDQNPLTLDIDHADLLAIHRGEKVEVEVPVIPEGELAPGDALLMQDADTILVLAPVLSIPEEIVVSVEGLDVGAQIHAGNVTLPEGLELTDDPELLIFNIVEATEDPAGDVDADVEGMGEAETPDEPKAEGAEAEGEE from the coding sequence ATGGCAAAGCCCAACATCATCAAGCTGGAAGCCCGCGAGCGCACCGAGTTCGGCAAGGGCGCCGCCCGCCGCGCCCGCGTCGCCGGCGACATCCCCGTGGTCATCTACTCGAAGGACCTCGGCGCCCCGAAGCACGTCCTGGTCGACTCCATCGAGTTCCACGGCGTCATCCGCAACTACGGCGTCAACGCCGTCCTCGACCTCGACATCGACGGCGAGCCGCAGCTGTCCATGGTCAAGGCCCTGGACCAGAACCCGCTGACCCTCGACATCGACCACGCCGACCTCCTCGCCATCCACCGCGGCGAGAAGGTCGAGGTCGAGGTCCCGGTCATCCCCGAGGGCGAGCTGGCCCCGGGCGACGCCCTGCTCATGCAGGACGCCGACACCATCCTGGTGCTCGCCCCGGTGCTGTCCATTCCGGAAGAGATCGTCGTGTCCGTCGAGGGCCTGGACGTGGGCGCGCAGATCCACGCCGGCAACGTCACCCTGCCGGAGGGCCTGGAGCTCACCGACGATCCGGAGCTGCTGATCTTCAACATCGTCGAGGCCACCGAGGACCCGGCCGGCGACGTCGACGCCGACGTCGAGGGCATGGGCGAGGCGGAGACCCCGGACGAGCCGAAGGCCGAGGGTGCGGAGGCCGAGGGCGAGGAGTAA
- the pth gene encoding aminoacyl-tRNA hydrolase has translation MFGRSKTPPAPSDAPPILVVGLGNPGPKYADTRHNVGQMVLDELAERTVPMPSTFSAHKRSNAEIVQTRWTVGAGDAQTERQVILAKPRTYMNVSGGPISALAKFFNVEPTDVIVVHDELDLDPGVIRLKRGGGENGHNGLRSTSKSLGTKDYMRVRIGIGRPPGRQDPADYVLRNFNAKEREELAFTLPTAAEAVELIASRGLEIAQNQVHGR, from the coding sequence ATGTTCGGACGCTCGAAGACTCCCCCCGCCCCGTCGGACGCTCCGCCGATCCTCGTCGTCGGCTTGGGCAACCCCGGCCCGAAGTACGCGGACACGCGGCACAACGTCGGTCAGATGGTGCTCGACGAGCTGGCGGAGCGGACCGTGCCCATGCCCTCGACGTTTTCCGCGCACAAGCGGTCCAACGCCGAGATCGTGCAGACCCGCTGGACCGTCGGCGCCGGCGACGCGCAGACCGAGCGACAGGTGATCCTGGCGAAACCGCGGACGTACATGAACGTCTCCGGCGGGCCGATCAGCGCGCTGGCGAAGTTCTTCAACGTCGAGCCGACCGACGTCATCGTGGTGCACGACGAGCTCGACCTCGATCCCGGCGTCATCCGCCTGAAGCGCGGCGGCGGCGAGAATGGCCACAATGGGCTGCGTTCGACCTCGAAGTCATTGGGCACGAAGGACTACATGCGCGTGCGCATTGGCATTGGTCGTCCTCCGGGCCGCCAGGATCCAGCTGATTATGTGCTGCGCAACTTCAATGCCAAGGAGCGCGAGGAACTCGCTTTCACCCTGCCCACCGCGGCGGAGGCAGTGGAGCTAATCGCCAGCCGCGGGCTGGAAATTGCTCAGAACCAGGTGCACGGGCGATAG
- a CDS encoding ABC transporter ATP-binding protein → MIRDLWSMTDRRSRMTLVWLIALAALAALAQGAAFVALLPLLSALAEGDDATAWRFTGVIAGLAAAHAVLSLAAGTVGRANSAAVLSSLLRSLGERVLTLPLGYVTKSTAGRFSEMASSGIAFAASVPHVILRPVIAAVVTPTVIALGILAVDWRVGLVLVASAPVIFFAYRAIGRVGGESDEAHADAVAAVSGRLIEFTRGQQVIRAAGDGSAADAMVDEAIQAQHDAFAKATSTQGAAIGRLGSVVHAVFTAAVIVAVAVAATGGMSPAHLAPILIVVVQFTEPITTAGALSGGFGAGRNTLAALRDLRAIPALPEPAAPELPDGHDVEFRGVSFGYGDKKVLDGVSFRAPQGALVAIVGPSGAGKTTVMRLLSRFHDPDSGEILIGGVPLPRIGTDGVNSLVTPVFQETFLFDASVRDNVVFADPGFGSRPGDGDRLREAARRSGVDRIVELLPSGWDTPVGEEGTLLSGGERQRVAIARALLKDSPVVLLDEPTSSLDAATERAIVGTMEALRGDRTVIVVAHRLHTIRDADLIVVLSEDGTVAERGTHDELLAKGGRYAESWACRTGSSPGA, encoded by the coding sequence ATGATTCGGGACTTGTGGTCGATGACGGATCGGCGCTCGAGAATGACGCTGGTGTGGCTCATTGCGTTGGCCGCGCTTGCCGCGCTGGCCCAGGGAGCGGCGTTCGTCGCGCTGCTGCCGCTGCTGTCGGCTCTGGCCGAGGGAGATGATGCGACGGCGTGGCGTTTCACCGGCGTCATCGCCGGCCTCGCGGCCGCCCATGCGGTGTTGTCCCTCGCCGCGGGGACGGTCGGCAGGGCGAATTCCGCAGCGGTGCTGTCGTCCCTGTTGCGTTCCCTGGGCGAACGCGTGCTGACGTTGCCACTCGGGTACGTCACCAAGTCCACGGCCGGCCGCTTCTCGGAGATGGCGTCGTCGGGTATCGCGTTCGCGGCGTCCGTGCCGCACGTGATCCTGCGGCCCGTCATCGCCGCTGTGGTTACGCCGACCGTCATCGCTCTCGGAATTCTGGCGGTGGATTGGCGCGTCGGGTTGGTTCTTGTCGCGTCGGCGCCGGTGATCTTCTTCGCCTACCGGGCCATTGGCCGGGTCGGCGGGGAGTCGGACGAAGCGCATGCTGACGCCGTCGCTGCCGTCTCCGGCAGGCTGATCGAGTTCACCCGCGGCCAGCAGGTGATTCGCGCCGCGGGCGACGGTTCGGCGGCGGACGCGATGGTGGATGAGGCGATCCAGGCCCAACACGATGCGTTCGCGAAGGCGACGTCGACGCAGGGGGCGGCCATCGGACGGTTGGGCTCGGTCGTCCATGCGGTGTTCACGGCGGCGGTGATCGTCGCCGTGGCGGTCGCCGCGACGGGCGGGATGTCACCGGCGCATTTGGCGCCGATACTCATCGTGGTCGTCCAGTTCACCGAACCGATCACCACCGCGGGAGCGTTGTCCGGCGGTTTCGGTGCGGGCCGCAACACGTTGGCTGCGTTGCGTGACCTGCGGGCAATCCCCGCCCTTCCCGAACCTGCCGCACCGGAGCTGCCCGACGGGCATGACGTGGAGTTCCGCGGCGTGAGCTTCGGGTACGGGGATAAGAAGGTTCTCGACGGCGTCAGCTTCCGTGCACCTCAGGGAGCGCTGGTCGCCATAGTGGGACCGTCGGGGGCGGGCAAGACGACGGTCATGCGGCTGCTGTCGCGTTTTCATGATCCGGACTCGGGGGAGATCCTCATCGGCGGGGTGCCCTTGCCTCGGATCGGCACCGACGGCGTGAACTCGCTGGTGACCCCGGTGTTCCAGGAGACGTTCCTTTTCGACGCGTCCGTGCGGGACAACGTGGTCTTCGCCGACCCCGGATTCGGTTCCAGGCCCGGTGACGGAGACCGCTTGCGCGAGGCCGCCCGGCGATCCGGGGTGGACCGCATCGTGGAGCTGCTGCCTTCCGGGTGGGATACCCCGGTGGGGGAGGAGGGGACGCTGCTGTCGGGAGGCGAGCGGCAGCGCGTCGCCATCGCCCGGGCGCTTCTGAAGGATTCCCCGGTGGTGCTTCTCGACGAGCCGACGTCCTCGCTGGATGCGGCCACTGAGCGGGCGATCGTCGGCACGATGGAAGCGTTGCGCGGCGATCGCACCGTGATCGTCGTCGCCCATCGCCTGCACACCATCCGCGATGCCGACCTCATCGTCGTGCTTTCGGAGGACGGGACGGTCGCAGAACGGGGCACGCACGATGAATTGCTGGCGAAGGGCGGCCGCTATGCCGAGTCGTGGGCGTGCCGGACGGGGAGTTCCCCGGGCGCCTGA
- a CDS encoding ABC transporter ATP-binding protein, protein MRAVVALSVLSSVATVASLVGIIDIAMTYPEAPVHRTWLAVVVIVVAATVRMAADGAAGMLSHRADNDLQLHLRRRLVAHIRKLPLGWLDARRSSGIIGSVEKDVAAVHQLMGHTVGETVVAVLVPLLSLIALVAVDWRIAAVAVVPVLVTFALMGVMISRGAGLQRDYERASEKVTAAVIELVRGIPVMKSFGRASQGAGRYDAAALSFVRAWSAWSRQSNIYLGLIDVVTSPTTVLAVVCGAGLALRDAAGGIPEGLVAGLVLGLGLSAAIVRVAMNSEPIIAGIAALKSIAEVLGTPPIAEPADPVPVHGGALEVRNLVFSYGDGPRVLDGMSATFEPGTLTALVGSSGSGKSTVARLLARFHDPVEGSVLLGGADLRDIAVRDVHRSVSVVFQDPQLFTLPLRENIRLARRDATDDEIMAAAKLANLDTVIAALPKGLDSVVNVDVTFSGGEAQRVAIARSIVTDAPVLIFDEATAYADPASEALIQSAIERLARSRTVIVIAHRLSTIRNADRILVLDGGAVAEAGTHDELLARGGRYRDLWRAFALDDEPSAPRGTEADDEKAGNR, encoded by the coding sequence ATGCGTGCGGTGGTCGCGTTATCCGTCCTGTCGTCGGTGGCTACCGTCGCTTCGCTGGTCGGCATCATCGACATCGCGATGACGTACCCGGAGGCCCCGGTGCATCGGACGTGGTTGGCCGTGGTTGTCATCGTCGTCGCCGCGACGGTGCGAATGGCTGCGGACGGCGCCGCCGGCATGCTCTCGCACCGGGCGGATAACGACCTGCAGCTCCACCTCCGGCGCCGGTTGGTTGCCCATATCCGGAAGTTGCCGCTGGGTTGGCTGGACGCCCGGCGCTCGTCGGGGATCATCGGGTCGGTTGAGAAGGACGTCGCGGCTGTCCACCAGCTCATGGGCCACACCGTCGGTGAGACCGTGGTGGCGGTGCTGGTTCCTCTGCTTTCCCTCATCGCGCTCGTCGCGGTGGATTGGCGGATCGCGGCGGTGGCGGTCGTCCCGGTGCTGGTCACCTTCGCCCTGATGGGCGTGATGATTTCGCGCGGAGCCGGTCTTCAGCGCGACTACGAGCGAGCCTCTGAAAAGGTGACGGCTGCGGTCATCGAGTTGGTGCGCGGCATCCCGGTGATGAAGTCCTTCGGACGCGCCAGCCAGGGCGCGGGCCGCTACGATGCCGCGGCGTTGTCGTTCGTCCGCGCGTGGTCCGCCTGGTCCCGGCAGTCGAACATCTATCTCGGGCTCATCGACGTGGTGACGTCCCCGACCACAGTCCTCGCAGTGGTGTGCGGCGCCGGCCTCGCTTTGAGGGACGCCGCGGGCGGCATACCGGAGGGTCTCGTCGCCGGGCTGGTTCTCGGCCTTGGACTCTCCGCGGCGATCGTGAGGGTGGCTATGAACTCCGAACCCATCATCGCGGGGATCGCCGCCCTGAAGTCCATCGCGGAGGTGCTGGGCACGCCGCCGATCGCCGAGCCCGCCGATCCGGTGCCCGTGCACGGAGGCGCGCTCGAGGTCCGGAACCTGGTCTTCTCCTACGGGGATGGGCCGCGGGTCCTCGACGGGATGTCCGCGACGTTCGAACCAGGGACCCTCACTGCGCTGGTGGGGTCCTCCGGTTCCGGAAAGTCCACCGTCGCCCGGCTGTTGGCGCGTTTCCACGACCCCGTTGAAGGCTCGGTGCTGCTGGGCGGCGCCGATCTTCGCGACATCGCCGTGCGCGACGTGCACCGCTCGGTGTCGGTGGTGTTCCAAGATCCGCAGTTGTTCACGCTGCCGTTGCGGGAGAACATCCGGCTGGCCAGGAGAGACGCCACCGACGACGAAATCATGGCGGCCGCGAAGCTCGCGAACCTCGATACGGTCATCGCGGCGCTGCCGAAGGGCCTGGATTCGGTGGTCAACGTCGACGTAACCTTTTCCGGTGGTGAGGCGCAGCGCGTGGCCATCGCGAGGTCGATTGTTACGGACGCGCCGGTGCTCATCTTCGACGAGGCAACCGCTTACGCGGATCCGGCTTCCGAGGCCCTCATCCAGTCCGCAATCGAGCGTTTGGCCCGTTCGCGGACGGTGATCGTGATCGCGCACAGATTGAGCACGATCCGCAATGCCGACCGCATCCTCGTTCTCGATGGGGGAGCGGTCGCGGAGGCGGGTACCCACGACGAGTTGCTTGCGCGCGGTGGCCGCTACCGGGATTTGTGGCGCGCGTTCGCGCTCGACGACGAACCATCCGCCCCGCGGGGCACTGAAGCAGACGATGAAAAGGCGGGGAATCGATGA
- a CDS encoding class I SAM-dependent methyltransferase: protein MKSIAQIVQNNRRLLAAYEDKVQPRFLSRYAREPMDAAAVYRKLRALDPGPDAPARVLDLGCGTGWLARMLAAEPRYRRANIVGYDLSPNAIRIARERAAVDGLGARTEFHVADVLAPLAGEPGRTDEIWVCGALHQMKDAGAALSRVAGLLADGGIAYVQTFAEDPDVNERVDMAVMAKMGHRVFRGSELEDLAEANGLKLGGASHAGMVYFCTLTKKSAIGEAGK from the coding sequence ATGAAGTCGATTGCCCAGATCGTCCAGAACAACCGCAGACTCCTCGCGGCCTACGAGGACAAGGTCCAGCCGAGGTTCCTCAGCCGCTATGCGCGTGAACCGATGGACGCCGCCGCCGTGTATCGGAAGCTCCGTGCGCTGGATCCCGGGCCGGATGCGCCGGCCCGGGTTCTCGACCTCGGTTGCGGAACCGGGTGGCTCGCCCGCATGCTCGCCGCCGAGCCTCGATATCGCAGGGCGAACATCGTCGGTTACGACCTGTCGCCCAATGCGATCCGCATCGCCCGCGAACGCGCCGCCGTCGACGGGCTCGGGGCCCGGACGGAATTCCACGTCGCCGACGTCCTCGCGCCGCTCGCGGGAGAGCCCGGCAGGACCGATGAAATCTGGGTGTGCGGCGCGCTCCACCAAATGAAGGATGCGGGTGCCGCGCTCAGCAGGGTCGCCGGGCTGCTCGCCGACGGCGGCATCGCTTACGTGCAGACGTTCGCCGAGGATCCCGACGTGAACGAGCGGGTCGACATGGCCGTCATGGCGAAGATGGGTCACCGGGTGTTCCGGGGCAGCGAGCTCGAGGACCTCGCCGAAGCCAACGGGCTGAAGCTGGGCGGAGCCTCACACGCCGGCATGGTGTACTTCTGCACTCTCACGAAGAAAAGCGCGATCGGGGAGGCGGGCAAGTGA
- a CDS encoding ABC transporter permease codes for MIGAIFVHLRRIAHIWLRRPDFWFMTFIAPLVYLFIVNRMFGGLVRQLTGEFELRNAVILVVTAWAFILAITGSATVFVERSNGFHERLITMPAPYAAVPAARIIAEFIRIMAMTVVVVAVAALLSDSPPEASWWWRIAMTGAMVAAAAACTGTYIAFSITSPQGSVALIPLIIVAMFVNTVLMPADHFRPLLRGIAGHTPVSAAGEAVNGTGAAGLVVCAAWFLGIAVLAAWGIAVKTRPGESA; via the coding sequence ATGATTGGCGCCATCTTCGTGCATCTGCGGCGCATCGCCCACATTTGGCTGCGGCGCCCCGACTTCTGGTTCATGACGTTCATTGCTCCGCTCGTGTACCTGTTCATCGTCAACCGCATGTTCGGTGGCCTGGTCAGGCAGCTCACCGGAGAGTTCGAACTCCGGAACGCGGTCATCCTGGTCGTGACGGCGTGGGCGTTCATCCTGGCCATCACGGGATCGGCCACCGTGTTCGTTGAACGCAGCAATGGCTTCCATGAGCGGTTGATCACCATGCCGGCGCCGTACGCGGCCGTGCCGGCCGCACGGATCATCGCCGAGTTCATCCGGATCATGGCGATGACTGTCGTCGTCGTGGCGGTGGCCGCCTTGCTTTCCGACAGCCCCCCTGAGGCGTCCTGGTGGTGGAGGATCGCGATGACCGGCGCGATGGTTGCCGCGGCGGCCGCATGCACCGGCACGTACATCGCGTTCTCCATCACCAGCCCCCAGGGCTCCGTGGCCCTCATCCCGTTAATCATCGTTGCGATGTTCGTCAACACGGTGCTCATGCCCGCCGACCACTTCCGTCCTCTCCTGCGCGGAATCGCCGGGCACACCCCCGTATCCGCGGCCGGCGAGGCCGTCAACGGCACCGGGGCTGCGGGTCTGGTGGTCTGCGCGGCCTGGTTCTTAGGCATCGCCGTGCTCGCGGCGTGGGGCATCGCCGTGAAAACGAGGCCGGGGGAGTCTGCATGA
- a CDS encoding ABC transporter permease: MSATSVAAFLRRDLLLLRRNTASLISMFVVPPLFLLCLYAVFGYSAEQSGFGYLRFVLGGCLFQAAMFTAAASAMAVGQDVESGLVDRVRVLPGATGGYVAGRLVTDVLRMSASIAALLVVAWACGLDMAVGDIAWTVLWSLLAAAVLSLVTDGVILMMPAPVSTASSIQALEMLLLMFSTAFIPATALDGSLRDIVRHMPFSPVIEVIRAASPDAFPDRAGEEAALWLGVAAVAGIVLFIRRFTSRSES, from the coding sequence ATGAGTGCGACGTCGGTCGCGGCGTTTCTCCGTCGGGATCTGCTGCTGTTGCGACGCAACACCGCGTCGCTGATCTCCATGTTCGTGGTTCCGCCCCTCTTCCTGCTGTGCCTGTACGCGGTGTTCGGGTACTCGGCGGAGCAATCCGGCTTCGGGTACCTGCGTTTCGTGCTCGGCGGCTGCCTGTTCCAGGCGGCGATGTTCACCGCCGCGGCGTCGGCGATGGCGGTGGGACAGGACGTCGAATCCGGGCTCGTTGACCGCGTGCGCGTGTTGCCCGGGGCCACAGGCGGCTATGTCGCCGGCAGGCTCGTCACCGATGTGCTGCGGATGTCCGCGTCGATCGCGGCGCTGCTGGTCGTCGCGTGGGCCTGCGGCCTCGACATGGCTGTCGGTGACATCGCGTGGACTGTCCTGTGGTCGCTGCTCGCTGCGGCGGTCCTGTCCCTGGTCACGGACGGGGTGATCCTGATGATGCCCGCCCCGGTGTCGACGGCCTCATCGATCCAGGCGCTGGAAATGCTGCTGCTCATGTTCTCCACCGCGTTCATTCCGGCGACCGCTTTGGACGGCTCCCTTCGCGACATCGTGCGCCACATGCCTTTTTCGCCGGTGATCGAGGTGATTAGGGCGGCGTCCCCGGACGCCTTCCCGGATCGCGCCGGGGAAGAGGCCGCCCTGTGGCTCGGTGTCGCGGCGGTCGCCGGAATCGTCCTGTTCATCCGCCGGTTCACCTCGAGGAGCGAATCATGA
- a CDS encoding ABC transporter ATP-binding protein, with protein sequence MTDQAERGAAIVVRDLTKSYPIAGKAGTPPEGGAGAPPDGGRKGKRGARMRKHVLDGVSFTVPAGAIVSFLGHNGAGKTTLIRILSTLITADSGEVSIFSRDVKEDPAGVRADIATTGQFAAIDENLTGRENLEFFGRLRGLDRAAAAARATELLAQFSLADSASTLASAYSGGMRRRLDIAASLCVVPRLLFLDEPTTGLDPVSREELWGFIRQLRDDGMTLVLTTQYLEEAEALADHVHLLKDRRIVASGTPEELRRAFGSHVLRVSFATAAEAEAFARCLGGTCLDGARVAGKSVSLDVDPGPRVLEAVAQAMEASEALPDSLSVSPPTLNEVFISMNAGGVAR encoded by the coding sequence ATGACGGATCAAGCTGAACGAGGTGCGGCGATCGTCGTCCGCGACCTCACGAAGAGCTACCCGATTGCGGGCAAAGCGGGCACCCCGCCCGAAGGCGGGGCAGGTGCCCCGCCGGACGGCGGGCGCAAGGGAAAGCGCGGCGCCCGGATGCGCAAGCATGTGCTCGACGGCGTGAGTTTTACCGTGCCCGCCGGGGCGATCGTGTCGTTCCTCGGCCACAACGGTGCAGGCAAGACCACCCTCATCCGAATCCTGTCGACGCTCATCACCGCCGACTCCGGCGAGGTGAGCATCTTCTCGCGCGATGTGAAAGAGGACCCGGCGGGCGTGCGCGCCGACATTGCCACCACCGGCCAATTCGCGGCGATCGACGAGAACCTCACCGGCCGGGAGAACCTGGAGTTCTTCGGGCGGCTGCGCGGACTCGACCGCGCCGCCGCGGCCGCCCGCGCGACGGAACTGCTCGCGCAATTCTCGCTCGCAGACAGTGCCTCGACGCTGGCGTCGGCCTATTCGGGTGGCATGCGGCGCCGCCTCGACATCGCCGCGTCGCTGTGCGTCGTGCCCAGGCTGCTGTTCCTCGACGAACCCACGACGGGGCTGGACCCGGTCAGCCGCGAAGAGCTGTGGGGCTTCATCCGGCAACTGCGGGACGACGGAATGACCCTGGTGCTGACCACCCAGTACCTGGAAGAGGCGGAGGCGCTGGCAGACCACGTCCATCTGCTCAAGGATCGCCGCATCGTCGCCAGCGGAACGCCGGAGGAATTGCGCCGCGCCTTCGGGTCGCACGTGCTCCGCGTGTCCTTCGCCACCGCCGCCGAGGCGGAGGCGTTCGCCCGCTGCCTCGGGGGAACGTGCCTGGACGGCGCCCGCGTCGCGGGGAAGTCGGTGTCCCTCGACGTCGACCCCGGACCGCGGGTCCTCGAGGCGGTGGCGCAGGCGATGGAGGCCTCGGAAGCGTTGCCGGATTCGCTGAGCGTGTCGCCGCCCACCCTCAACGAGGTGTTCATATCGATGAACGCAGGGGGTGTGGCGCGATGA
- a CDS encoding AMP-binding protein: MNTIRTISDVLRDKADETKKGITFVENRRDVFVPYGQVHAEAVAAATRLAEAGIGPGDRVIFQVSENRGLIRAFWGCVYAGAVPALAPPVSGPVDVDRVRTLSDMMPGAPILVDERSHTLLTGANGAVVVGEDRLLDVSIVNDAAVEPGAAMPGDAETDFSQAGDVDSGDGAGTVPAFPVRGGTAGEALIQFSSGSTGSPKGVIVTNESVLNGLRATIPRHAHRYENKMLTWLPLTHNLSLIGFHVYALFRGYDQVLLPVSEVVADPPRWFEAVTRHRPRRPSSGRLARVPTK; encoded by the coding sequence ATGAACACGATCCGGACCATCAGCGACGTGCTTCGGGACAAGGCCGATGAGACGAAAAAGGGGATCACCTTCGTCGAGAATCGGCGGGACGTCTTCGTCCCGTATGGCCAGGTCCATGCGGAGGCGGTGGCGGCTGCGACTCGGTTGGCCGAAGCCGGCATCGGCCCCGGCGATCGCGTGATCTTCCAAGTTTCGGAGAACCGCGGGCTCATCCGGGCGTTCTGGGGCTGCGTCTACGCCGGCGCGGTTCCGGCGCTTGCGCCGCCGGTGTCGGGCCCGGTTGATGTCGACAGGGTGCGGACGCTCTCGGACATGATGCCCGGGGCCCCGATTCTGGTCGACGAACGCAGTCACACGCTGCTCACCGGCGCAAACGGTGCCGTGGTCGTGGGCGAGGACCGGCTGCTCGACGTGTCCATCGTCAATGACGCTGCCGTGGAACCGGGTGCGGCGATGCCGGGTGATGCTGAAACGGACTTCTCTCAGGCGGGGGACGTGGATTCCGGGGATGGCGCCGGGACGGTCCCCGCGTTCCCGGTGCGAGGTGGGACGGCCGGCGAAGCCCTCATCCAGTTTTCGTCCGGCTCCACGGGATCGCCAAAGGGCGTCATCGTAACCAACGAGTCCGTGCTGAACGGTCTGCGCGCGACGATCCCACGCCACGCGCACCGGTACGAGAACAAGATGCTCACGTGGCTGCCTTTGACCCACAACCTTTCGCTGATCGGCTTCCACGTCTACGCCCTTTTTCGTGGGTACGACCAGGTGTTGCTGCCGGTTTCCGAGGTGGTCGCCGATCCCCCGAGGTGGTTCGAGGCCGTGACCAGGCACCGGCCGAGACGACCGTCGTCCGGGCGACTGGCCCGGGTTCCTACAAAATGA